A genomic segment from Brevundimonas sp. SORGH_AS_0993 encodes:
- a CDS encoding oxidoreductase codes for MKTWLITGVSSGFGRALAQAVLARGDRVAGTVRNTPALSAFEALAPGLAHGVVMDVVDPSAVTAAVSAVTQALGPIDVLVNNAGYGLVSGIEEASLDEIRAQFEVNVFGAVTVMQAVLPAMRARRSGTIVNVTSVSGLVGWPGLGVYSGSKFALEGITETLAQEVAPFGIGVMMVEPGGFRTDFAGRSRVEASSPIADYDGTVLSDCKAILHSHAGQERGDPALAAQAILTALEAEHPPLRLLLGSDAVSYLKDKISAQLSEVDRWEAVSTATDFETVVAAE; via the coding sequence ATGAAAACCTGGCTCATCACAGGCGTCAGCTCCGGCTTCGGTCGGGCGCTGGCTCAGGCCGTGCTCGCGCGCGGCGACCGCGTCGCGGGGACCGTGCGGAACACCCCTGCCCTGAGCGCCTTCGAAGCCCTGGCGCCCGGTCTGGCCCATGGGGTCGTCATGGACGTGGTCGACCCCAGTGCGGTGACGGCTGCGGTCTCCGCCGTGACACAGGCCCTGGGTCCGATCGACGTCCTCGTCAACAATGCGGGTTACGGCCTGGTCTCTGGGATCGAGGAAGCCTCGCTCGACGAGATACGCGCCCAGTTCGAGGTCAATGTCTTCGGCGCGGTCACGGTCATGCAGGCTGTCCTGCCCGCCATGCGCGCGCGTCGATCCGGAACCATCGTCAACGTCACCTCGGTGTCGGGCCTGGTCGGCTGGCCCGGCCTGGGCGTCTATTCCGGCAGCAAATTCGCCCTTGAAGGCATCACCGAGACCCTGGCCCAGGAAGTCGCGCCGTTCGGCATAGGCGTCATGATGGTCGAGCCCGGCGGCTTCCGCACCGATTTCGCCGGACGTTCGCGTGTCGAGGCGTCCAGCCCGATCGCAGACTATGACGGCACGGTCTTGTCCGACTGCAAGGCCATCCTCCACAGTCACGCGGGGCAAGAACGCGGCGATCCCGCCCTGGCCGCCCAGGCGATCCTGACGGCGCTGGAGGCCGAGCATCCGCCCTTGCGTCTGCTGCTCGGGTCCGACGCCGTTTCCTATCTCAAAGACAAGATCTCGGCCCAATTATCGGAGGTCGACCGCTGGGAAGCCGTCTCGACGGCGACCGACTTCGAAACCGTCGTCGCCGCCGAATGA
- a CDS encoding isochorismatase family protein, with protein MHAVDLPAWAVLRGALTNNIARLAPARTALIVIDMQSAFLAPGEVFANPHAMDIIEPVNRLASAFRAAGSVVAWTRQTVDDTLGRADPHWQAMANDPFVSMAKAALTSGSASHALHPAMGPGPDDLLIDKYRYSAFLPQSSDLGPQLKARDIDTLVIVGTLTNCCCESSARDAFMSGFKVLVVSDAMAAMTDAEHNASLLNLRLMFADVADTATVLNMIGAETRDKNSDA; from the coding sequence GTGCATGCCGTCGATCTTCCAGCCTGGGCCGTCCTACGCGGCGCCTTGACCAACAATATCGCAAGGCTGGCGCCCGCCCGGACAGCACTGATCGTCATCGACATGCAGAGCGCCTTCCTGGCGCCGGGCGAAGTGTTCGCCAACCCTCATGCGATGGACATCATCGAGCCCGTCAACCGCCTGGCTTCTGCCTTCAGGGCCGCAGGCTCGGTCGTGGCCTGGACCCGACAGACGGTCGACGACACGCTCGGAAGAGCCGATCCCCATTGGCAGGCGATGGCGAACGATCCTTTCGTCAGTATGGCTAAGGCCGCTCTGACCAGCGGTAGCGCCAGCCACGCCCTGCATCCCGCCATGGGGCCAGGTCCAGACGACCTGTTGATCGACAAATATCGCTACAGCGCCTTTCTGCCGCAGTCGTCAGACCTCGGACCGCAACTGAAGGCAAGAGACATAGATACCCTGGTCATCGTCGGAACCCTGACCAACTGCTGTTGCGAGAGCAGCGCGCGCGACGCCTTCATGTCCGGCTTCAAGGTGCTGGTGGTGTCGGATGCCATGGCCGCGATGACCGACGCCGAGCACAATGCCTCGCTGCTCAATCTGCGGCTGATGTTCGCCGACGTCGCCGACACCGCGACCGTCTTGAACATGATCGGCGCCGAAACCCGCGACAAAAATTCGGACGCCTGA
- a CDS encoding LLM class flavin-dependent oxidoreductase — translation MPIANGGWIISSSTPKLDGSYAYNRKVAELAERHGLDFIMAMSKLRGFGGATEHWRYSMESQILMAALAAVTSRVKVWATVHTLLQNPAVTAKMMTTLDHVSGGRAGLNVVSGSFKNEFEQMGAWRDDLDHDDRYAFAEEWVHVIKRLWSEPSVTHDGPYFQLKDCQCDPKPLSDPRPFLVCAGTSSRGMKFSIEEMDAIFLGGATVEELAANSRKAKQMARDVGKTIKTYSMINLVIGDTDEAAAATAESYRAGFDEGALHGMMRAYGFLDLEVGKENVFVQKARSGFISEHAVGSAETITEKLTTLLDAADLDGLMLIFPDYLEGLPVFAEKILPVLRARFPERAAA, via the coding sequence ATGCCGATCGCCAACGGCGGCTGGATCATCTCGTCCTCGACGCCAAAGCTGGACGGCTCCTACGCCTACAACCGCAAGGTCGCGGAACTGGCCGAACGGCACGGCCTCGATTTCATCATGGCCATGTCCAAGCTGCGCGGTTTCGGCGGCGCGACCGAACACTGGCGTTATTCGATGGAGTCCCAGATCCTGATGGCCGCCCTGGCGGCCGTCACCAGCAGGGTCAAGGTCTGGGCCACGGTTCACACCCTGCTTCAGAACCCCGCCGTCACGGCCAAGATGATGACCACGCTCGATCACGTCAGCGGCGGGCGCGCCGGTCTGAACGTGGTCAGCGGCTCGTTCAAGAACGAGTTCGAACAGATGGGCGCCTGGCGCGACGACCTGGACCACGACGACCGATACGCCTTCGCCGAGGAGTGGGTCCACGTCATCAAACGGCTGTGGTCCGAACCCAGCGTGACCCACGACGGCCCGTATTTCCAGCTCAAGGATTGCCAGTGCGATCCCAAGCCGCTCAGCGATCCGCGCCCCTTCCTCGTCTGCGCCGGCACCTCGTCGCGGGGGATGAAATTCTCCATCGAGGAGATGGACGCCATCTTCCTGGGCGGCGCCACGGTCGAGGAACTGGCCGCCAACAGCCGCAAGGCCAAACAGATGGCCCGCGATGTCGGGAAGACCATCAAGACCTACTCCATGATCAATTTGGTGATCGGCGACACCGACGAGGCCGCGGCGGCGACGGCTGAAAGCTATCGCGCCGGGTTCGACGAGGGCGCCCTTCACGGCATGATGCGGGCCTATGGCTTCCTCGATCTCGAAGTCGGAAAGGAAAATGTCTTCGTGCAGAAGGCGCGCAGCGGCTTCATCAGCGAACACGCGGTCGGTTCGGCCGAGACCATCACCGAGAAGCTGACCACCCTGCTGGATGCGGCCGATCTGGACGGGCTGATGCTGATCTTTCCGGACTATCTGGAAGGGCTGCCTGTCTTCGCCGAGAAGATCCTGCCCGTGCTTCGCGCCCGGTTTCCCGAACGCGCTGCAGCGTGA
- a CDS encoding cysteine hydrolase family protein: MSDPFALSPVAAADLKPMLPPASTALVIIDVQNDFVAQDGVLGRAGLDMTPLQPALDRIKSLIAKAREVELPIVLVRVVTREKSDSQAMKLLMQRRGYPDDALELCRAGEWGADYHPTIQPQDGDIHIEKLLYSSFSGTDLNLQLRARGIDTLVIAGFTTDCCVDSTARDAFHHQFNVFVVDDACAAYDERVHRAAMGVMAMHFALPVRTEDVIAVWT; this comes from the coding sequence ATGTCCGACCCCTTCGCCCTGAGCCCAGTCGCCGCCGCCGACCTGAAACCCATGCTGCCGCCGGCCAGCACGGCCCTGGTCATCATCGACGTCCAGAACGATTTCGTCGCCCAGGATGGCGTGCTGGGCCGGGCAGGACTGGACATGACGCCCCTGCAGCCGGCGCTTGATCGCATCAAGAGCCTGATAGCGAAGGCGCGCGAGGTCGAGCTTCCCATCGTGCTCGTCCGGGTCGTCACCCGCGAGAAAAGCGACAGTCAGGCGATGAAACTGCTGATGCAGCGGCGGGGCTATCCGGACGATGCGCTGGAACTCTGCCGCGCAGGCGAATGGGGCGCAGACTATCATCCGACGATCCAGCCCCAGGACGGCGACATCCACATCGAAAAGCTTCTCTACTCAAGCTTCTCGGGCACCGATCTGAACCTTCAACTCCGCGCCCGCGGCATCGACACATTGGTGATCGCTGGTTTTACGACCGATTGCTGCGTCGACTCCACGGCCCGCGACGCATTTCACCACCAGTTCAACGTGTTCGTGGTGGACGACGCCTGCGCCGCCTATGACGAGAGGGTTCACCGAGCGGCGATGGGCGTCATGGCGATGCATTTCGCCCTGCCCGTCCGGACCGAAGACGTGATCGCCGTCTGGACCTGA
- a CDS encoding CynX/NimT family MFS transporter, which produces MPRKYLVMFAASLGFFFITATTFTSLGYVLYTMVGELHWSQAAAGLSFACLGLACGLSSPLPPLLMKWFGSRWTMFLGGMVLAAGFGLASIIQHIYLFFLATSLMGIGFSLIAPAPAVYLLATWFPKTAARWVGFYFMAGAFGGVVGPLIVGAVVGLTGSWRLHWMVMAGAAAVVGLVCLICVRDAVKVETTDQVKAAGSGGIEVESPIDWTVSAALRSRAFLFLALAMIVVQTVVTTMHSVLVTHVASLGGGSAPGAIAMSLLALTGTLAKGVTGALSEKTNPKGLLVGGLLLQSAAIFLLSLSHSPVLAYVFALIFGVGWGLSWLSAHILLLRYFGSAIAGEMVAMATMATTFAVLGPILAGWVADETGAFVPVFFFFAGLLAVVALSTALFMHKPTLSHRADRSTPAPTKPGHAASIINAAE; this is translated from the coding sequence ATGCCACGCAAGTATCTGGTCATGTTTGCGGCGTCGTTGGGGTTCTTCTTCATCACGGCAACCACCTTCACCTCGCTGGGCTATGTGCTCTACACCATGGTCGGAGAGTTGCATTGGTCCCAGGCGGCGGCGGGCCTCAGCTTTGCTTGCCTGGGCCTGGCCTGCGGCCTCAGCAGCCCGCTTCCTCCCCTTCTGATGAAGTGGTTCGGATCGCGCTGGACCATGTTCCTGGGCGGCATGGTGCTGGCGGCCGGCTTTGGCCTGGCCTCGATCATCCAGCACATCTATCTGTTCTTCCTAGCGACGAGCCTGATGGGCATCGGGTTTTCGCTGATCGCTCCTGCGCCGGCCGTCTATCTGCTGGCGACCTGGTTTCCCAAGACGGCGGCGCGCTGGGTCGGCTTCTACTTCATGGCGGGCGCCTTCGGGGGCGTGGTCGGTCCCCTGATCGTCGGCGCCGTCGTCGGCCTGACCGGAAGCTGGCGCCTTCACTGGATGGTCATGGCGGGGGCGGCGGCCGTTGTCGGCCTGGTCTGCCTGATCTGCGTGCGCGATGCGGTGAAGGTCGAGACCACCGATCAGGTCAAGGCCGCGGGATCAGGCGGCATCGAAGTCGAGTCGCCGATCGACTGGACCGTCTCCGCCGCCCTTCGCAGCCGCGCCTTCCTGTTTCTGGCCCTGGCCATGATCGTGGTTCAGACGGTCGTCACGACGATGCATTCGGTTCTGGTGACGCATGTGGCCAGTCTTGGCGGCGGTAGTGCGCCCGGCGCCATCGCCATGAGCCTATTGGCTCTGACCGGAACCCTGGCCAAGGGCGTCACCGGCGCCCTCAGCGAAAAGACCAATCCCAAGGGCCTTCTGGTCGGCGGCCTGCTGCTTCAAAGCGCGGCGATCTTCCTGCTCTCGCTCAGCCACAGCCCGGTCCTGGCCTATGTCTTCGCCCTGATCTTCGGCGTCGGCTGGGGGCTTTCCTGGCTCAGCGCCCACATCCTGCTCCTGCGCTATTTCGGCAGCGCCATCGCCGGCGAGATGGTGGCCATGGCGACCATGGCGACAACCTTCGCCGTCCTGGGTCCGATCCTCGCCGGCTGGGTGGCTGACGAGACGGGCGCCTTCGTCCCCGTGTTCTTCTTCTTTGCGGGACTTCTGGCCGTCGTCGCCCTCAGCACGGCCCTGTTCATGCACAAGCCGACCCTAAGCCACAGGGCCGATCGTTCGACCCCGGCGCCGACAAAGCCGGGCCACGCGGCCTCGATCATCAACGCTGCCGAATAG
- a CDS encoding peptidase M20, with translation MSDSVFPFSLDSFSLEDIAAIDAAIDRDELVRRVLELCNIPSPTRREREAGQYVYDWMAEEGFAPEKVALVEDRFNVVGRFGGEGEGPNLLFSSHLDTESPFYEPVDRHTYRPDTVVDPQWLRAWLEDDVFFGYAVGNDRGPMVCFIMAAKALKAAGFRLAGTLYLTACPGEIGPEPADEHQGVANLGKELGAAYMLTHGGVAPDFAISAEGTDFGVNWAACGYAYYKITLYGEALFTPILDHESQTARLNPIVRMGGVIEALNAWARDYETRHRYESAGGVVTPKVQVCAIRGGNPQSMGASSEVCSIYLDVNIGPCQTLGAVDRELKAVLRAAGVEDCEVRPYVFRAGAEADPVAVEPLRQALNLAHEAVRTGPMPIGNTVYSSMWRDHNVFNLNRIPSVTMGPVRWRPRIDDLVACTRIYALAALALCRRREA, from the coding sequence ATGTCAGATTCCGTCTTTCCCTTCTCCCTCGACTCGTTCAGCCTTGAAGACATCGCCGCCATCGACGCCGCGATCGACCGGGACGAGTTGGTCCGCCGCGTCCTCGAACTCTGCAACATCCCCAGCCCGACCCGCCGCGAACGCGAGGCTGGCCAGTATGTCTATGACTGGATGGCCGAAGAGGGTTTCGCCCCCGAAAAGGTCGCCCTGGTCGAGGATCGCTTCAACGTGGTCGGACGCTTCGGCGGCGAGGGCGAAGGACCCAACCTGCTGTTTTCGAGCCACCTCGATACAGAGAGCCCGTTCTACGAGCCGGTCGACCGCCATACCTATCGTCCCGACACCGTCGTCGATCCTCAATGGCTTCGGGCATGGCTCGAAGACGACGTCTTCTTCGGCTACGCCGTCGGCAACGATCGTGGGCCGATGGTCTGTTTCATCATGGCCGCCAAGGCGCTGAAGGCGGCTGGCTTCCGGCTGGCCGGAACGCTCTATCTGACCGCCTGCCCGGGCGAGATCGGCCCCGAGCCTGCCGACGAACACCAGGGCGTCGCCAATCTGGGCAAGGAATTGGGCGCCGCCTATATGTTGACCCACGGCGGGGTGGCGCCCGATTTCGCCATCTCGGCCGAAGGCACCGATTTCGGCGTCAACTGGGCGGCCTGCGGCTACGCCTACTATAAGATCACGCTTTATGGAGAAGCGTTGTTCACCCCCATTCTCGACCACGAGAGCCAGACGGCGCGACTGAATCCCATCGTCCGCATGGGGGGCGTGATCGAGGCGCTGAACGCCTGGGCGCGCGATTACGAAACCAGGCACCGCTACGAAAGCGCGGGTGGCGTGGTCACGCCCAAGGTTCAGGTCTGCGCCATCCGGGGCGGAAACCCCCAGTCCATGGGCGCCTCCAGCGAAGTGTGTTCGATCTATCTGGACGTCAATATCGGGCCCTGCCAAACCCTCGGCGCGGTCGACCGCGAGTTGAAGGCCGTCCTGCGCGCCGCCGGGGTCGAGGACTGCGAGGTCCGCCCCTATGTGTTCCGCGCCGGGGCCGAGGCCGACCCGGTTGCGGTCGAACCGCTCCGCCAGGCCCTGAACCTGGCCCATGAAGCGGTGCGAACCGGCCCCATGCCGATCGGCAACACCGTCTATTCCAGCATGTGGCGCGACCATAACGTCTTCAACCTGAACCGCATTCCCTCGGTCACGATGGGCCCGGTGCGGTGGCGACCCAGGATTGACGATCTCGTCGCCTGCACGCGCATTTACGCCCTCGCCGCCTTGGCCCTGTGCCGGCGTCGTGAGGCATGA
- a CDS encoding flavin reductase family protein: MVLSSGVETADFRAALASFPAGVTIITTNVEGRLSGTTVSAFSSLSLTPPLVLACLARTSRTLTAVIESGHFCVNILGAGQEDLAYGFARSGTAAEAASRFEGVAFDLGLAGVPVLRHCAATLQCRLHERVAGGDHDILIGRPEHIASNPSVPPLVHGRGRISHLPPA; the protein is encoded by the coding sequence ATGGTCCTATCGTCCGGCGTCGAAACCGCCGACTTCCGCGCCGCCCTGGCCAGTTTCCCGGCGGGGGTGACGATCATAACCACCAATGTCGAAGGGCGTCTCAGCGGAACGACGGTCAGCGCCTTCAGCTCCCTGTCCCTGACCCCGCCGCTGGTGCTTGCCTGTCTGGCCAGGACCAGCCGCACCCTGACCGCCGTGATCGAGAGCGGCCATTTCTGTGTCAACATTCTGGGCGCGGGTCAGGAAGACCTCGCCTATGGTTTTGCACGGTCGGGCACGGCGGCGGAGGCGGCAAGCCGCTTCGAGGGGGTCGCCTTCGACTTGGGACTGGCGGGCGTTCCGGTCCTTCGGCATTGCGCCGCCACCCTGCAATGCCGCCTTCATGAGCGTGTCGCCGGGGGAGACCACGACATCCTGATCGGCCGGCCGGAGCATATCGCCAGCAACCCCTCCGTGCCCCCCCTGGTCCATGGCCGGGGGCGGATCTCGCACCTGCCCCCGGCATGA
- a CDS encoding VOC family protein has translation MAKPNTLIFVDLASDDPSAAGQFYADVFGWENDARPEGIYHRMVPGGHFTNPDGEASQIGNLHLGIFDVANARPHPLSEGVEPRVLSPSGRKARIWILISDDDTPERILEAAVKRGAVELWRNHYWAEFNGYNHAFRDPWGNEIILWGKAGPDPRIPADFTRE, from the coding sequence TTGGCCAAGCCCAATACCCTCATTTTCGTTGACCTGGCCTCCGACGACCCGTCGGCGGCAGGCCAATTCTATGCCGATGTGTTCGGTTGGGAAAACGACGCCCGGCCCGAAGGAATCTATCACCGCATGGTTCCCGGCGGGCATTTCACCAACCCGGACGGGGAGGCGAGCCAGATCGGAAATCTGCATCTGGGGATTTTCGACGTGGCCAATGCCCGGCCGCACCCCCTGTCCGAAGGCGTCGAGCCGCGCGTGTTGAGCCCGTCGGGCCGCAAGGCTCGGATCTGGATCCTGATCAGCGACGACGACACGCCCGAACGCATCCTGGAGGCGGCCGTCAAGCGCGGCGCCGTCGAGCTTTGGCGCAATCACTACTGGGCCGAGTTCAACGGCTACAATCACGCCTTCCGTGACCCCTGGGGGAATGAGATCATCCTGTGGGGCAAGGCCGGCCCCGACCCCAGGATTCCCGCCGACTTCACGCGCGAATAG
- a CDS encoding phosphatase PAP2 family protein, translated as MIRLRPSFSALAAALPLGLAVLTAGCAGGGPKTDRTVAETTFWQGFRDHPHGYLTAENAPNAADFLPPPPAEGSLREQVDIAAYRALRALEGSERWAIARADAEIETPRAPHAFDCALGFRFEPEKTPTLTMLLGRMLGDLETIQTPAKRGFFRKRPFVVEPLPICIAPEAWLAASGSYPSGHSALGWAWALVLAEMAPDRADPILRRGLAYGESRAVCGVHYVSDVEAGRIVGAALVARLKADPAFQADFARAREEFDAARAAAKERTPACAAALTQPIL; from the coding sequence ATGATCCGTCTGCGTCCTTCCTTTTCCGCCCTGGCTGCGGCTCTGCCCCTGGGCCTGGCCGTCCTGACCGCTGGATGCGCCGGGGGAGGACCGAAGACCGACCGGACGGTTGCTGAGACGACCTTCTGGCAAGGCTTCCGTGATCATCCGCACGGCTATCTGACGGCCGAGAACGCGCCGAACGCCGCCGACTTCCTGCCTCCGCCGCCGGCCGAGGGTTCATTGCGGGAACAGGTCGACATCGCCGCCTATCGCGCCCTGCGGGCGTTGGAGGGAAGCGAACGGTGGGCGATCGCCCGCGCCGACGCCGAAATTGAGACTCCGCGCGCGCCCCACGCCTTCGACTGCGCGCTCGGGTTCCGGTTCGAGCCTGAAAAGACGCCGACCCTGACGATGCTGCTGGGCCGGATGCTGGGCGATCTGGAGACGATTCAGACCCCGGCCAAACGCGGCTTCTTCCGCAAGCGCCCCTTCGTGGTCGAGCCGCTGCCGATCTGCATCGCGCCCGAGGCCTGGCTGGCCGCCAGCGGCTCCTATCCGTCGGGCCATTCGGCGCTAGGCTGGGCCTGGGCCCTTGTGCTGGCCGAGATGGCGCCGGACCGGGCCGACCCGATCCTGCGGCGCGGCCTGGCCTATGGCGAGAGTCGCGCGGTGTGCGGCGTGCATTACGTCAGCGACGTTGAGGCGGGCCGCATCGTCGGGGCGGCCCTGGTGGCCCGTCTGAAGGCCGATCCGGCCTTTCAGGCGGACTTCGCTCGCGCCAGGGAAGAATTCGACGCCGCCCGCGCCGCCGCCAAGGAACGGACGCCCGCCTGTGCCGCCGCCCTGACGCAGCCGATCCTGTGA
- a CDS encoding alkaline phosphatase produces MNIGASRLDRRAVLTGLVAAPAVLSFGPAQAGGAYLFPLGVASGDPASDGFVIWTRLAARPLAPDGLGGLSQPIPVRWEVAADEGFGRIVASGQTVATADSAHSVHVEVVGLRSHRPYWYRFTAQGQQSPAGRALTTPAPNAAVDRLRLAVASCSHWERGYFSAYGHMADEAPDLTLFLGDYIYEYSLGPDRAAQVVRPYNLEEATTLAGYRNRYALHRTDANLQRLHAVAPCIAVWDDHEVQDDYSGIWSKVRGVAPNDFLQRRAAGYQAFYEAMPIRRTRLDAALRMPIYRRVRYGELAEFFMLDGRQYRSKQPCSDGENGGKGQVVADASCWDRLDPSRTFLGFEQERWLYDGLARADARWTILGQDLVMAGLRLSRTPQEEPRYWTDTWDGFPAARDRLTQALSTLKPSNPVVLSGDYHSFWTNDVKLDSRDPASPTVATEFVGTSITSTGPAYEGLMAVMPNNPQVKFFESRQRGYMFMDVRADRMETRYQVISDVRDPQATVSTLKAWTVESGRPGAVAI; encoded by the coding sequence ATGAACATCGGTGCATCCCGCCTCGATCGCCGCGCCGTGCTGACGGGCCTGGTCGCGGCGCCAGCCGTGCTGAGCTTCGGCCCCGCCCAGGCGGGCGGCGCCTATCTGTTTCCTCTGGGGGTCGCCAGCGGCGATCCGGCGTCCGACGGTTTCGTCATCTGGACGCGCCTGGCGGCCCGGCCCCTGGCCCCCGACGGACTGGGCGGACTGTCTCAGCCGATCCCCGTGCGATGGGAGGTGGCGGCGGACGAGGGCTTTGGTCGGATCGTGGCGTCGGGCCAGACCGTGGCGACCGCCGATTCGGCCCACAGCGTCCATGTGGAGGTCGTCGGACTGAGATCCCATCGGCCCTATTGGTATCGGTTCACGGCCCAGGGCCAGCAGAGCCCGGCGGGTCGGGCGCTGACCACGCCGGCGCCCAATGCCGCGGTCGACCGCCTGCGTCTGGCGGTGGCCTCCTGCTCGCATTGGGAGCGGGGCTATTTCAGCGCCTATGGTCATATGGCGGACGAGGCGCCGGACCTGACCCTCTTCCTGGGCGACTACATCTATGAATACAGCCTGGGACCGGATCGCGCGGCCCAGGTGGTGCGGCCCTACAATCTGGAAGAGGCGACCACTCTGGCGGGGTATCGCAACCGCTACGCCCTGCATCGCACGGACGCGAACCTGCAACGTCTGCACGCCGTCGCGCCCTGCATCGCCGTGTGGGACGACCATGAGGTTCAGGACGACTATTCCGGCATTTGGTCCAAGGTTCGCGGCGTCGCGCCCAACGACTTTCTGCAACGTCGCGCCGCCGGCTATCAGGCCTTCTACGAAGCCATGCCGATCCGTCGCACGCGCCTGGACGCCGCCCTGCGGATGCCGATCTATCGCCGGGTCCGCTACGGTGAACTGGCCGAGTTCTTCATGCTGGACGGGCGGCAGTACCGCTCGAAACAGCCGTGCAGCGACGGCGAGAACGGCGGCAAGGGTCAGGTCGTCGCCGATGCGAGTTGCTGGGACCGGCTGGACCCGTCGCGCACCTTCCTGGGATTCGAGCAGGAACGCTGGCTCTACGACGGCCTTGCGCGCGCCGACGCCCGCTGGACCATCCTGGGTCAGGATCTGGTGATGGCGGGCCTGCGTCTGTCGCGCACGCCGCAGGAGGAGCCGCGATACTGGACCGACACCTGGGACGGCTTTCCCGCCGCGCGGGATCGCCTGACCCAGGCGCTATCGACGCTGAAGCCGTCCAATCCGGTGGTGTTGAGCGGCGACTATCACTCCTTCTGGACCAACGACGTGAAGCTGGACAGCCGCGATCCGGCTTCCCCCACCGTGGCGACCGAGTTCGTCGGCACCTCCATCACCTCGACCGGCCCCGCCTATGAGGGGCTGATGGCCGTCATGCCCAACAATCCCCAGGTGAAGTTCTTCGAGAGCCGGCAGCGCGGCTATATGTTCATGGATGTGCGGGCGGATCGGATGGAGACGCGCTATCAAGTCATCAGCGACGTGCGCGATCCGCAGGCGACGGTGTCCACCCTGAAGGCATGGACCGTCGAGTCCGGCCGCCCCGGCGCCGTCGCCATCTAG